A single Zootoca vivipara chromosome 1, rZooViv1.1, whole genome shotgun sequence DNA region contains:
- the ARL6IP6 gene encoding ADP-ribosylation factor-like protein 6-interacting protein 6 translates to MAVHYRNTEIRYGRAGPSGTPCPPERGEVARNLQAELEEEEGGGKGELLGGLGRSPVSRTTLAPLTDGAARRWPSRAFSVLCCLLAVSLLAFLLAIACLVLRDLRSEKGKTDENIETSILGFWSLLVLSLMSGLSCCSFSWTLTYFDSFEPGMFPPTPLSPARFKRMTGHSFHMGYSMAILNGIVAALALVWCLL, encoded by the exons ATGGCAGTGCACTACCGGAACACCGAGATCCGTTACGGCCGCGCGGGGCCCTCCGGCACTCCGTGTCCGCCGGAGCGAGGGGAGGTGGCGCGGAACCTCCAGgcggagctggaggaggaggaaggcggcggtaAAGGAGAGTTGCTAGGCGGCCTCGGGAGAAGCCCCGTGTCCCGGACTACCCTGGCCCCGCTGACGGACGGGGCGGCTCGCCGGTGGCCGAGCAGGGCGTTCTCCGTGCTGTGCTGCCTCCTGGCCGTGTCCTTGCTGGCTTTCCTGCTGGCCATCGCTTGCCTGGTGCTGAGAG ATTTGCGATCTGAAAAAGGAAAGACTGATGAGAATATAGAAACAAGCATTTTAG GATTTTGGAGTCTGCTTGTTCTATCCTTGATGAGCGGACTTTCATGTTGCAGTTTTTCTTGGACACTGACCTATTTTGATTCCTTTGAACCGGGAATGTTTCCTCCTACTCCACTCTCACCTGCACGATTCAA GCGAATGACCGGGCACTCCTTTCACATGGGCTATAGTATGGCCATACTGAATGGAATAGTGGCAGCTCTTGCCCTAGTATGGTGTCTCCTTTAG